DNA from Candidatus Scalindua japonica:
GCTGGAAATAGAAGTTATATCGTAAAATATCCCGTTGATTGGCTTTAAATGTTCTATCCATTTTTGAACAAACTCTACCCTTTGTGATTGCGATCTTCCCAAAATATCACACAGTTTTGATATGTCAGGAGAATACATCTTTTTAACTCTCGGCAAATTATGCTCATCAAGCCAATAAGGAAACAGGTACAAGGCCGAGGCTTCTATAATTTCATAAAATGCTAATGCTAATATCTCTTGATAGTTATCAGGAAAGAGAGATTTTAAAATCTCCGTCAATCCAAGCTTGTCTGATAAAAATCTTAGCAAAAAGACGTTGCCTTGTCCTTTTGAGACCAAACTGGAACGGATTTGCTTGGTTTTATCCTTATTTACGTTCCGTTTTGGACCGATATAGGTTCTTCGTTGACGTGATTGCTTTTTTGCTTTATCCCAGTAACTTTCTACCTTGTAGAGGTATATCCTACCTTTTATTTTCTGCTCTACAGTATAAGCCATAGTATTAACTATTTAATAACTAGTAAATAGCCGTATAGTACGGTATATACAGTATTAATGCAAATATTAATTCATGGTTATTAACTATTTCTCCAATTCAGGGTGTATGGTCTGCCCGATGGAATTCCTCACTTCACTTGCCGCACGGATAGGTCTGAAGCGAAAGCCAAACAGATTTGTACAGTCCGGCTGGATTATTACGCTATTCTACATATTAATCATGTTCGTTGGTATACACACCCTTTCTATCCACCGTGTACCGTTTCAAATGTCTATCTATCTGCTGGTCCTGTTGGCATCGACTGTCGTAATCGGTTTAATATTTTCCCGAAACGCTTTCTGTACCTATATCTGCCCGGCAGGGCATCTGCTGGGGCTATACTCGCGTCTCGCACCATTTGGTTGGTCGACAGTTAACAGATCAATATGCGGAAACTGCAAAGACCACTCTTGTACCGCCAATACAAACGCATATGTTTTACAGGGGCGCAGTTGTGGAGTTGGCCTGAACCCCGCACACGTTGATGACAACACAAACTGCCTGCTGTGTGGACAGTGCGTAAAGTCATGCGAACATAATAACCCCGACGCTGAAGGACGTCCTAATCCGGGCTTGTTTGTACGACCATGGTTCAAGGATATTTTTGCACTCAGGCCAATGTCTGCCGCACAGACAGCATTCTGTCTTGTTGTGTCAGGGTTTGTAGTTTACGAAGTATTTACCGAATGGAAAGTTACAAAGGAGCTACTGATCTGGATGCCTGAAAATACAAATATGTTGCTGAGTACAGAGAACACCTGGTCACATGGACTGATCAAATCATTGACACTTTTTATAGTCCTGCCGATACTGGTCTGGCTCCTTCCATAC
Protein-coding regions in this window:
- a CDS encoding IS1634 family transposase, translated to MAYTVEQKIKGRIYLYKVESYWDKAKKQSRQRRTYIGPKRNVNKDKTKQIRSSLVSKGQGNVFLLRFLSDKLGLTEILKSLFPDNYQEILALAFYEIIEASALYLFPYWLDEHNLPRVKKMYSPDISKLCDILGRSQSQRVEFVQKWIEHLKPINGIFYDITSISSYSTNVDFIEWGYNRDKENLPQLNMGVTFCHNHSLPIYYNLYPGSIVDVTTLKNCVEYLKVFKLKDILFVLDRGFFSKANVLEMNNSKSKVSFVQPLPFSLKKVKTLIKKK
- a CDS encoding 4Fe-4S binding protein; this encodes MVINYFSNSGCMVCPMEFLTSLAARIGLKRKPNRFVQSGWIITLFYILIMFVGIHTLSIHRVPFQMSIYLLVLLASTVVIGLIFSRNAFCTYICPAGHLLGLYSRLAPFGWSTVNRSICGNCKDHSCTANTNAYVLQGRSCGVGLNPAHVDDNTNCLLCGQCVKSCEHNNPDAEGRPNPGLFVRPWFKDIFALRPMSAAQTAFCLVVSGFVVYEVFTEWKVTKELLIWMPENTNMLLSTENTWSHGLIKSLTLFIVLPILVWLLPYGLFRLAGGKLSIAKYLCIFGTAFIPIMAAAHTVKALLKTTSRIPYWENAFTDPIGIESARGIINKSIQLAPLPVWRDPVITALSLVLICGGIAVSAVVIRKLTVTHVSQSWSRAWTLYLIPGIYGGAFAVMIIIWRLF